A window of the Paenibacillus woosongensis genome harbors these coding sequences:
- a CDS encoding YhcN/YlaJ family sporulation lipoprotein, producing the protein MRIWLCLLLTAILLAGCNTTSQKASPSPQGQPNNNPRAQSTAPGNKPAAQNAGNQNQINKQAHLEQLVKRVPGVKGAHCVVLGNTAVVGIDVDGKLERARVGNIKYTVAEALSKDPHGAGAIVTADVDLNNRLAEIGSKIRQGHPVSGFATELADIIGRIMPQMPRDTVPRTENGIQGRKPGASVNQPSTQSHTYKSKANQNKQRNNNMQMAPQGNR; encoded by the coding sequence ATGCGAATATGGCTGTGTTTGTTACTGACGGCTATTCTTCTTGCAGGCTGTAATACAACATCACAAAAGGCATCACCCTCTCCCCAAGGTCAACCTAACAACAACCCGCGGGCTCAAAGCACCGCACCAGGCAATAAACCGGCGGCTCAAAACGCCGGCAACCAAAATCAAATTAATAAGCAAGCCCATCTGGAACAGCTCGTTAAGCGGGTGCCCGGTGTAAAGGGAGCTCACTGTGTTGTTTTGGGCAATACAGCCGTAGTCGGCATCGATGTCGACGGCAAGCTGGAAAGAGCCCGCGTGGGTAATATCAAGTACACTGTTGCCGAGGCTCTGAGCAAGGATCCGCATGGAGCCGGTGCGATTGTCACCGCAGATGTTGATTTGAACAACCGCCTTGCAGAAATCGGCTCCAAGATCAGGCAAGGACACCCTGTTTCCGGGTTTGCAACGGAGTTAGCCGATATTATCGGTCGAATCATGCCGCAAATGCCGAGGGATACCGTACCGAGAACCGAAAACGGTATCCAAGGCCGCAAGCCAGGGGCTTCGGTAAACCAGCCTTCCACGCAAAGCCATACCTATAAATCCAAAGCAAACCAGAACAAACAGAGAAATAACAACATGCAAATGGCTCCGCAAGGAAATCGATAG
- a CDS encoding pyridoxamine 5'-phosphate oxidase family protein: protein MSDIVTQLSEPLYTAFQSEMFVLLSTVDIESGGPTSSAISWVYALDYSTLRLALDHRSRLVANIKAHPKVTITVFGEGTIYAINGRAAVAQDPLEMVPFKMCCFDVHIEAVRNALFYGAQLVAAPVYNKVYDRRAADMLDAQVFEAMKKA from the coding sequence ATGTCTGATATCGTTACGCAGTTATCCGAACCTTTATATACTGCTTTCCAGTCCGAGATGTTTGTATTATTGAGCACCGTCGATATCGAGTCCGGCGGGCCGACTTCAAGCGCGATTTCCTGGGTCTATGCGCTGGATTATTCCACGCTTCGCCTTGCTCTTGACCATCGTTCGCGGCTGGTCGCCAATATCAAGGCTCACCCGAAGGTAACGATTACCGTCTTTGGCGAAGGGACAATCTATGCCATTAACGGCAGAGCGGCCGTAGCTCAAGACCCGCTTGAAATGGTTCCTTTCAAGATGTGCTGCTTCGACGTGCATATCGAGGCGGTTCGCAATGCTCTGTTCTATGGAGCTCAGCTTGTTGCTGCTCCCGTGTACAATAAAGTTTATGATCGGCGTGCAGCGGACATGCTGGACGCGCAAGTGTTTGAAGCCATGAAAAAAGCCTAG
- a CDS encoding LCP family protein yields the protein MSSTRSGLPPREQSHRKSPKKGSRKKKKKASGFQIFLRTLLTLMIVLALGVGVYIGYLSVTIDQVIEETGTDQKVAPQQSAKVKPLTMLLLGTDYRPETKTHLTDVMMVIAMNPDTKSATVVSLPRDTLLELKGYKPDKLNAYYPNFLVQEKKSGITAKYEMKTMMSKYFDLDIDYVTVLNFQGFRDVVDALGGVDINVDADMCYRDRADNTNINLKKGQQHLSGEDALGYVRYRKSNCSPRTKASDDFDRNRRQNEVLHALIDQAKSLDGVLGAGKVIQSVGKNMETDLESQQMKNIISAYWNISKENVAFMPVTGQWKSPYVYLNKDEFEQAKQALKDELSGNRPAAGETGDAEAAVAGN from the coding sequence ATGAGTTCTACACGTAGTGGCCTGCCTCCTCGGGAGCAAAGCCATAGAAAGTCACCTAAAAAAGGCTCTCGCAAGAAGAAAAAGAAAGCCAGCGGCTTCCAGATATTTCTGCGAACGCTGCTCACCTTGATGATTGTACTGGCACTCGGCGTAGGCGTGTACATCGGCTATTTGTCCGTCACGATCGATCAGGTCATTGAGGAGACCGGAACCGATCAGAAGGTTGCGCCGCAGCAGTCGGCCAAAGTCAAACCACTGACGATGCTGCTTTTGGGGACGGACTACCGTCCGGAGACGAAGACGCATCTTACCGACGTGATGATGGTCATCGCCATGAATCCCGACACAAAATCGGCTACCGTAGTATCGCTGCCGCGTGATACGCTGCTGGAGCTTAAGGGATACAAGCCTGACAAACTGAATGCTTATTATCCGAATTTTCTGGTCCAGGAGAAGAAGTCAGGAATTACAGCCAAATATGAGATGAAAACGATGATGAGCAAATATTTCGATCTGGACATCGATTACGTCACCGTATTGAATTTCCAGGGCTTCCGTGATGTTGTGGATGCGCTTGGCGGCGTCGATATCAATGTTGATGCGGATATGTGCTACCGCGACCGTGCGGATAATACGAACATCAACCTGAAGAAGGGACAGCAGCATTTATCAGGAGAGGATGCGCTCGGCTACGTCAGGTACCGCAAATCTAACTGCAGTCCAAGAACGAAGGCTTCCGATGACTTTGACCGCAACCGCCGCCAGAATGAAGTGCTGCATGCCCTCATCGATCAGGCTAAATCGCTTGACGGTGTGCTTGGTGCCGGGAAGGTGATCCAGTCGGTCGGCAAGAATATGGAGACGGATCTGGAATCCCAACAAATGAAGAACATCATCTCAGCCTATTGGAACATATCCAAGGAAAATGTGGCGTTCATGCCGGTCACCGGCCAATGGAAGAGCCCATACGTTTATTTGAACAAGGACGAGTTTGAGCAGGCTAAGCAGGCTCTGAAGGATGAGCTCTCGGGCAACAGGCCGGCAGCCGGTGAGACCGGGGATGCGGAGGCCGCGGTGGCAGGCAACTGA
- a CDS encoding YlaH-like family protein, whose translation MQQWFADHPVIAYILIFVLVTFVYNKVFRAQQKLPLWKEVILYVLMAIGSFMLLIFQIDKLPIIQCLLVAVALMLMVRIRYFVEGRRNKKNGSSAVEGDGGNAP comes from the coding sequence TTGCAACAATGGTTTGCCGATCACCCGGTGATCGCGTATATTCTCATTTTTGTATTGGTTACTTTCGTGTACAATAAGGTGTTTCGGGCCCAGCAGAAGCTGCCCTTATGGAAAGAAGTCATCTTGTACGTGTTGATGGCGATCGGCTCTTTCATGCTGCTCATTTTTCAAATCGACAAGCTGCCGATCATCCAGTGTCTTCTCGTAGCAGTTGCTCTTATGCTCATGGTGCGCATCCGCTATTTTGTGGAGGGGCGCCGGAACAAGAAGAACGGCTCATCCGCTGTGGAGGGAGACGGAGGAAATGCTCCGTAA
- the typA gene encoding translational GTPase TypA, with the protein MHDRNNIRNIAIIAHVDHGKTTLVDKLLQQSGIYRDNETVQERVMDNNDLERERGITILAKNTAITYKDYLINIVDTPGHADFGGEVERIMKMVDGVLLVVDAYEGCMPQTKFVLSKALEHQLTPIVVVNKIDRPAARPSEVIDEVLDLFIELEANDEQLEFPVVYASALNGTSSLDPEKQDSNMQALYDTIIDHIPAPTENVEEPLQFLVTLMDYNEYLGRIAIGRVNRGVIRQGQPVAVMTREGGKKSARIEKLFGFKGLNRVEIDEAGAGDIVAIAGIKDINIGETIADPNHPEALPVLKIDEPTLQMTFLVNNSPFAGREGKWVTSRKLRERLMKELETDVSLRVDETDSPDAFIVSGRGELHLGILIENMRREGYELQVSKPEVIVKEIDGVKMEPIERLLIDVPEEHMGTVMESLGSRKAEMVNMINSGNGQVRLEFLIPARGLIGYGTHFLTLTRGYGIMNHAFDSYGPFVGGQVGGRHQGVLVSSENGVSTTYGILSIEDRGVLFLEPGSEIYEGMIVGEHNRDNDIVVNICKEKQLTNVRSATKEETVKMKTPRIFSLEQALEYLNDDEYCEITPKNIRLRKKILNKSERERAEKHRKMSEANL; encoded by the coding sequence ATGCATGATAGAAACAATATTCGCAATATAGCCATTATTGCTCACGTCGATCATGGCAAAACAACGCTTGTCGACAAGCTGCTTCAGCAGTCCGGCATTTACCGCGATAATGAAACTGTACAAGAGCGCGTCATGGACAACAATGATTTGGAGCGTGAGCGCGGCATTACAATTTTGGCGAAGAATACGGCAATTACGTACAAAGACTATTTGATCAATATCGTCGACACGCCGGGACACGCCGACTTTGGCGGAGAAGTGGAACGGATTATGAAGATGGTAGACGGTGTTCTGCTCGTAGTTGACGCTTATGAAGGCTGCATGCCGCAGACGAAATTCGTGCTTAGCAAGGCGCTGGAGCATCAGCTTACCCCGATTGTTGTCGTGAATAAGATCGACCGTCCGGCCGCTCGCCCATCGGAAGTCATCGACGAGGTGCTTGATTTGTTCATCGAGCTTGAGGCCAATGACGAACAGCTGGAATTCCCCGTCGTGTATGCATCCGCTTTGAACGGCACCTCCAGCTTGGATCCGGAGAAGCAGGACAGCAATATGCAGGCGCTGTATGACACGATTATCGATCATATTCCGGCGCCGACGGAGAACGTGGAAGAGCCGCTGCAATTCCTTGTAACGCTGATGGATTATAACGAATATTTAGGACGTATCGCGATTGGCCGGGTTAACCGCGGGGTCATCCGTCAAGGCCAGCCGGTTGCGGTCATGACGCGCGAAGGCGGCAAAAAATCCGCCCGGATAGAGAAGCTGTTCGGCTTCAAGGGCCTTAACCGCGTCGAAATCGATGAAGCCGGAGCAGGCGATATCGTAGCGATTGCCGGTATTAAAGATATCAACATCGGCGAGACGATCGCTGACCCGAATCATCCGGAAGCCTTGCCGGTGCTCAAAATCGACGAGCCGACTCTGCAGATGACCTTCCTTGTCAACAATAGCCCGTTTGCGGGCCGCGAAGGAAAATGGGTTACTTCCCGCAAGCTGCGCGAGCGTCTGATGAAGGAACTTGAGACCGATGTATCCCTCCGGGTAGATGAGACGGATAGCCCGGATGCCTTTATCGTGTCGGGACGGGGAGAATTGCATCTCGGCATACTGATAGAGAATATGCGCCGCGAGGGATATGAGCTTCAGGTATCCAAGCCGGAAGTGATCGTGAAGGAAATCGACGGAGTTAAGATGGAGCCGATCGAACGCCTGCTTATCGATGTACCGGAGGAGCATATGGGAACGGTTATGGAAAGTCTGGGTTCGCGCAAAGCGGAAATGGTCAACATGATCAATAGCGGCAACGGACAGGTTCGCCTGGAGTTCCTCATTCCTGCCCGGGGCCTGATCGGTTACGGTACGCATTTCCTCACGCTCACCCGAGGTTACGGCATCATGAACCATGCGTTTGACAGCTATGGACCGTTCGTTGGCGGACAAGTCGGAGGACGTCATCAGGGCGTTCTCGTTTCCAGCGAAAATGGCGTGTCGACCACGTATGGCATTCTGTCGATCGAAGATCGCGGCGTGCTGTTCCTCGAGCCCGGCTCGGAGATATACGAAGGGATGATCGTCGGAGAGCATAACCGCGACAATGATATCGTCGTGAATATTTGCAAAGAGAAGCAGCTGACTAACGTTCGTTCGGCGACGAAAGAAGAAACGGTGAAGATGAAGACGCCACGGATTTTCTCCCTGGAGCAGGCGCTGGAATACCTCAACGACGACGAATATTGCGAGATTACTCCCAAAAACATTCGCTTGCGGAAGAAAATTTTGAATAAGAGCGAACGAGAGCGTGCCGAAAAACATCGCAAAATGTCTGAAGCCAACTTATAA
- a CDS encoding TerC family protein — MEHVILLTEILIINLVLSGDNAVVIAMASRNLPLQQRRQAVWWGALGAVLMRCILTWLATILLKIPYIQAIGGVLLGTIAFNLLHHRDNDSARSHADTIWKAIQTILLADFIMSLDNVLAIAALADGDLAILIIGIAISIPIVIWGSNIITGWLQRFPILTFAGAGILGYTAGEMLIKDAKLGVFLTEMLPSVHGWIPVILAALVIMFGWIGNYKAT, encoded by the coding sequence ATGGAGCATGTAATATTGTTAACCGAAATCCTTATTATTAATTTGGTGCTTAGCGGTGACAATGCTGTCGTTATCGCCATGGCCAGCAGAAATCTTCCCCTTCAGCAGCGCAGGCAAGCCGTATGGTGGGGAGCGCTTGGCGCGGTGCTGATGCGCTGTATCCTGACATGGCTGGCGACGATTCTGCTCAAAATTCCCTATATTCAAGCCATTGGGGGAGTGCTGCTAGGTACGATTGCTTTTAATCTGCTCCACCACCGGGATAACGATTCGGCAAGAAGTCACGCGGACACGATTTGGAAGGCGATACAAACGATACTGTTGGCCGATTTTATCATGAGTCTGGACAATGTACTGGCGATTGCTGCTCTGGCTGACGGAGATCTTGCGATACTGATTATAGGCATTGCCATAAGTATACCCATTGTGATTTGGGGAAGTAATATCATTACAGGATGGCTGCAGCGGTTCCCAATATTGACATTCGCCGGTGCAGGCATATTAGGTTATACAGCCGGGGAAATGCTGATAAAGGATGCGAAATTAGGCGTTTTTTTGACAGAAATGCTGCCATCCGTACACGGGTGGATTCCGGTCATTCTTGCTGCGCTTGTTATTATGTTCGGTTGGATCGGCAATTATAAAGCGACATGA
- a CDS encoding TerC family protein: MEEVTIVELFSAAFFIALINIIFIDLILAGDNAIVIGMAARKLPAHIQKKAILLGTGGAVLLRIAATLVVVWLLNIPWLLAIGGAMLVYIAYKVLVDESGHETIDAKESLWPAVRTIVIADAAMGLDNVIAVAGASQRHMILVVLGLLISVPIVIWGSTLFIKLLGRFPWIAYVGSAVLAYTASHMITEEPHLEPFFADKPVVKYVFIVLTILGVLGAGYAAKQRQRRREQNNKRPSRHATR; this comes from the coding sequence ATGGAAGAAGTGACCATAGTGGAACTATTTAGCGCTGCTTTTTTTATCGCATTAATTAATATTATATTCATCGATCTAATCCTGGCTGGAGACAATGCCATCGTCATAGGCATGGCCGCCAGAAAGCTGCCCGCACATATCCAGAAGAAAGCTATCCTGCTAGGTACGGGCGGAGCGGTTCTGCTCAGAATCGCCGCGACGCTTGTTGTCGTATGGCTGCTCAATATTCCTTGGCTGCTCGCCATAGGCGGAGCTATGCTGGTTTACATTGCCTATAAGGTGCTGGTCGATGAGAGCGGCCATGAAACGATAGATGCGAAGGAATCCCTCTGGCCTGCAGTAAGGACCATCGTTATTGCCGATGCAGCGATGGGACTCGATAATGTGATCGCCGTTGCCGGAGCCTCTCAGCGGCATATGATTCTTGTCGTCCTTGGCCTGCTGATCAGCGTCCCGATCGTCATCTGGGGCAGCACCCTTTTCATCAAGCTCTTAGGACGATTTCCCTGGATTGCTTATGTGGGCTCTGCCGTACTCGCCTATACCGCTTCCCACATGATCACGGAAGAGCCGCATTTGGAGCCGTTTTTTGCGGACAAGCCCGTGGTTAAATATGTGTTTATTGTCCTGACGATTTTAGGCGTCCTTGGCGCCGGCTATGCAGCAAAGCAAAGGCAGCGGCGGCGCGAGCAGAACAATAAACGCCCCTCGCGTCATGCTACACGCTAA
- the thiI gene encoding tRNA uracil 4-sulfurtransferase ThiI: MQYDMLLLRFGEITVKGRNRSRFEKAALAHVQDLLQAYPATEIKKEYGRIYVVLNGEPAAPIIEVLKNVFGVTSISPVKVAAAEIDEIITQAVSFVESMNVAKETTFKVNARRVWKKFPVSSQEMNQIISSPILKSCSHLKVDVRHPEIELRIEVREQGAYLFSEVVPAAGGFPRGTNGKAMLLLSGGIDSPVAGWAAMRRGLEIECVHFHSYPYTSKKAEEKVIDLAQVLSGYYGKIKLHLVPFTEIQTTLAGGNHENVMITLMRRAMLRIATNLAERNGALALVTGDSLGQVASQTLASMNVIGKVTSLPMLRPLVTTDKEEIIGLAQQIGTYELSILPYEDCCTLFVPKSPSTNPNLHIIEKIEASLPQLDEQIKEAVSKTETIVIKPGETVIRRSQGEPVAQDKWF; the protein is encoded by the coding sequence CTGCAATATGATATGCTTCTGCTCCGTTTCGGGGAAATTACCGTTAAGGGCAGAAATCGTTCTCGTTTTGAAAAGGCTGCTTTAGCTCATGTTCAAGATTTGCTGCAGGCTTACCCGGCGACCGAAATCAAGAAGGAATACGGGCGGATTTATGTCGTCTTGAACGGAGAGCCTGCAGCCCCAATTATCGAGGTTCTGAAAAATGTATTCGGCGTTACGTCGATTAGTCCAGTCAAGGTAGCGGCAGCCGAGATCGATGAGATTATTACTCAGGCAGTCAGCTTCGTCGAGAGCATGAATGTCGCCAAGGAAACGACCTTTAAGGTCAATGCAAGAAGAGTGTGGAAGAAGTTCCCAGTATCTTCTCAGGAAATGAACCAAATCATCAGCTCGCCGATCCTGAAGTCGTGCTCCCATTTAAAAGTCGATGTGCGCCATCCAGAAATTGAGCTTCGCATCGAGGTTCGCGAGCAGGGGGCTTACCTGTTCTCCGAGGTCGTGCCAGCCGCGGGCGGGTTTCCGCGGGGGACGAACGGGAAAGCGATGCTTCTGCTGTCCGGAGGCATCGACAGTCCGGTTGCCGGATGGGCTGCGATGCGCCGGGGATTGGAAATCGAATGCGTGCATTTTCACAGCTATCCTTATACGAGCAAAAAGGCAGAGGAGAAGGTTATCGATCTTGCTCAGGTGCTGTCCGGATATTACGGAAAAATCAAGCTTCATCTCGTGCCGTTCACAGAAATTCAGACCACGCTCGCTGGCGGCAATCATGAGAACGTCATGATTACGCTCATGCGCCGGGCGATGCTGCGGATCGCCACCAATTTGGCCGAGCGAAACGGCGCACTTGCTCTGGTTACAGGGGATAGTCTCGGACAGGTTGCGAGCCAGACGCTGGCCAGCATGAACGTTATCGGAAAGGTTACGTCTCTGCCAATGCTTCGGCCGTTAGTGACGACCGACAAAGAGGAAATTATCGGATTGGCGCAGCAAATTGGTACTTATGAATTATCTATCCTGCCTTATGAAGATTGCTGTACCCTGTTTGTGCCGAAGTCCCCATCGACGAACCCGAATTTGCATATCATCGAGAAAATCGAGGCATCCCTGCCTCAACTGGATGAGCAAATCAAAGAAGCGGTCAGCAAGACCGAGACGATCGTGATCAAACCGGGTGAAACTGTCATTAGAAGATCGCAAGGAGAGCCGGTTGCACAGGATAAGTGGTTTTAG
- a CDS encoding cysteine desulfurase family protein: MKYFDHAATTPPYEDVIRTVGEVMAQHFGNPSSLHRMGEDSGKLLSKAREVCAHALQVNPGEIVFTSGATESNNLAIRGAMARYRQRGNHIVTTTVEHASVYETCSHLEQQGCEVTYVPVQANGAVRAEDVLAAVTENTVLVSVMHVNNEVGAVQPIAEIGKALKDRHPRVLFHVDGVQGYGKLPLSIRDSRIDLYSLSAHKFRGPKGTGLLYVREGVHLTQLLTGGGQEGGLRSGTENIPYIVGMTKAMRMAAERQPALASHWSKLSRELHEGLAGLPGLVVNSSPDGAPHIVHFSYPGIKAEAMLHMLEEEGFLVSTQSACSSKRSEPSRVLLAMQKGKDCALSGIRISLGEEHTEEDVRQLLGAVKRTMERLQIVKGGNR; the protein is encoded by the coding sequence ATGAAGTATTTTGATCACGCAGCCACTACGCCGCCCTATGAAGACGTTATTCGTACCGTTGGAGAAGTGATGGCCCAGCACTTTGGGAACCCGTCTTCCTTGCATCGTATGGGGGAGGACAGCGGGAAGCTGTTATCCAAAGCCAGAGAAGTGTGTGCGCATGCGCTTCAGGTTAATCCGGGGGAAATCGTGTTTACGTCGGGAGCCACGGAGAGCAACAATTTGGCAATCAGGGGCGCAATGGCCCGGTACCGCCAGCGTGGAAATCATATCGTGACGACCACGGTAGAGCATGCTTCCGTATATGAGACCTGCAGTCATCTGGAACAGCAGGGGTGCGAGGTGACTTATGTGCCGGTACAGGCCAACGGTGCTGTACGGGCCGAGGATGTCCTAGCAGCGGTTACCGAAAACACGGTGCTTGTGTCCGTCATGCATGTCAATAACGAGGTTGGGGCGGTTCAGCCGATCGCTGAAATCGGCAAAGCCTTGAAGGACCGTCATCCCCGGGTCCTCTTCCATGTTGACGGCGTTCAAGGATACGGCAAGCTGCCGCTGTCCATTCGGGACAGCCGGATTGACCTGTACAGTCTATCGGCTCATAAATTCCGCGGGCCTAAAGGAACCGGCCTCCTGTATGTCAGGGAAGGAGTGCATCTGACACAGCTGCTGACAGGCGGTGGGCAGGAAGGAGGGCTGCGCTCCGGTACCGAGAACATTCCGTACATTGTTGGTATGACGAAGGCGATGAGAATGGCGGCGGAACGCCAACCTGCTCTTGCTTCGCACTGGTCCAAGCTGAGCCGCGAACTCCATGAAGGACTGGCAGGCTTGCCTGGCCTTGTGGTCAATTCCAGCCCCGATGGAGCGCCGCATATCGTGCATTTCTCCTATCCGGGAATAAAGGCCGAGGCGATGCTTCATATGCTGGAGGAGGAGGGCTTCCTGGTTTCTACGCAGTCCGCCTGCTCCTCCAAACGAAGCGAACCAAGTCGTGTCCTGCTTGCTATGCAGAAAGGGAAGGATTGCGCTTTGTCGGGGATCCGCATCAGCTTGGGTGAAGAGCATACCGAAGAGGATGTCAGACAATTGCTGGGCGCTGTCAAGCGTACGATGGAGCGCCTGCAGATCGTGAAAGGTGGAAACAGATAA
- a CDS encoding lytic transglycosylase domain-containing protein: MEIDTRTMGQLIQLQMMNDIDLQGTSVQRTSSGSEGSLFDILLKELMVAEGQEQTLAQGGMPAAGGMLPGSLEDALWYFIGQTTYSDADMASLPVEASSSITGLSAPTGAGRDIDELISRASRAYGVAESLIKAVIETESSFNANAVSSAGAKGLMQLMDGTARGLGVSNPFDPAQNIDGGTRYLSYQLQRFGGVKTALAAYNAGPGRVQRLGISNDQELMEKLHLLPKETQNYIRKIETAQLKYQA; encoded by the coding sequence ATGGAAATCGATACGCGTACGATGGGACAGCTGATTCAGCTCCAAATGATGAATGATATCGACCTTCAAGGCACTTCTGTTCAAAGAACCTCTTCCGGAAGTGAAGGTTCTTTATTCGATATATTGCTGAAAGAATTGATGGTAGCGGAAGGACAGGAGCAGACATTGGCGCAGGGCGGCATGCCTGCTGCCGGCGGGATGCTGCCGGGCTCGCTTGAGGATGCCTTATGGTATTTTATCGGGCAAACTACATACAGTGATGCAGACATGGCATCGCTTCCCGTTGAAGCTTCTAGTTCAATCACTGGTTTGTCGGCACCGACAGGCGCGGGAAGGGATATCGACGAGCTCATCAGCCGTGCCAGCCGGGCTTACGGTGTAGCGGAGAGCTTGATTAAGGCCGTCATTGAGACCGAATCCTCCTTTAATGCCAATGCGGTCTCCTCTGCGGGAGCCAAAGGGCTGATGCAGCTCATGGATGGAACAGCTAGAGGATTGGGCGTAAGTAACCCGTTTGATCCTGCCCAGAATATCGACGGAGGCACGCGCTACCTGTCCTATCAGCTTCAGCGTTTCGGCGGTGTAAAGACAGCGTTGGCTGCTTATAACGCAGGGCCTGGGCGTGTCCAGCGCCTTGGTATCAGCAATGACCAGGAATTGATGGAGAAGCTGCACTTGCTCCCGAAGGAAACGCAGAATTATATTAGAAAGATTGAAACTGCTCAATTGAAGTATCAGGCTTAG
- a CDS encoding DUF1540 domain-containing protein — protein sequence MPNENKPIVRCSVSNCAYWGEQNYCNADLIMIDIDKHADRKYNAEFAGEAFDSEHKDTASSSAATCCHTFKPKSS from the coding sequence ATGCCAAATGAAAATAAACCAATTGTCAGATGCAGCGTATCGAATTGCGCTTATTGGGGGGAGCAGAATTATTGCAATGCGGATCTGATCATGATCGATATCGACAAGCATGCAGACCGCAAATATAATGCGGAATTCGCAGGCGAAGCTTTTGATAGCGAGCATAAGGATACCGCTAGTTCATCCGCCGCTACATGCTGTCATACGTTTAAGCCGAAATCATCGTAA